The Prosthecobacter sp. SYSU 5D2 genome contains a region encoding:
- a CDS encoding sialate O-acetylesterase, whose protein sequence is MRTLALTSLLASLAFLAKAEIKLPAIIGDNMVLQQKQANPLWGWDTPGTEVTVKFAGQTKTAKAGADGKWTVKLDAVPANAKPATISIQGTTKKVVKNVLVGEVWVCSGQSNMQWSVNGCWDADLEIATAKYPNIRLISVPQVGTQEPQQDFKGEWKECSPETVGPFSAVGYFYGRVLHRMLDVPVGLINNAWGGSAAEAWVRRDVLEKDARFKGLMAGWVQNEKNLSTEKALADHEKAMAAWTKKKNEAAKAKQPFATRAPQGPKEILGGKSRPGNIYNGVLLPTIGYGIKGAIWYQGESNAGRAYEYGYLFPLMIQHWRQEWKQGDFPFYWVQLADFMPEVPTPGDSAWAELRESQTKTQSVIKNGGQAVIIDLGDANDIHPKNKRDVAERLARLALVNDYGLKLRHRSPEYKSVAFDGGKAIVTMDNFGSSLRTVDVSEVKGFAICGEDRKWVWANAKIMSRDKVEVSSPEVAKPVAVRYAWANNPVCNLYSIDGLPVTPFRTDDFPMTTKPKE, encoded by the coding sequence ATGCGCACACTCGCACTCACTTCACTCCTTGCCAGCCTGGCCTTTTTGGCGAAGGCGGAAATCAAGCTCCCCGCCATCATTGGGGATAACATGGTCCTGCAGCAGAAGCAGGCCAACCCGCTCTGGGGCTGGGACACACCCGGCACGGAGGTGACGGTCAAGTTTGCCGGCCAGACAAAGACGGCCAAGGCAGGAGCAGATGGCAAATGGACGGTGAAGCTGGACGCTGTGCCAGCGAATGCCAAACCGGCCACGATCTCCATCCAGGGCACGACGAAGAAGGTGGTGAAAAACGTTCTGGTAGGCGAGGTGTGGGTCTGCTCCGGACAGTCGAACATGCAGTGGTCCGTGAACGGGTGCTGGGATGCGGATCTGGAAATCGCCACGGCGAAGTATCCGAACATCCGACTCATCTCCGTGCCACAGGTGGGCACGCAGGAGCCTCAACAGGATTTTAAAGGCGAGTGGAAGGAGTGCTCACCAGAGACGGTGGGACCCTTCAGTGCCGTGGGTTATTTTTACGGACGGGTGCTGCACCGAATGCTCGACGTGCCCGTGGGCCTGATTAACAATGCCTGGGGCGGCAGCGCAGCAGAGGCCTGGGTACGCCGGGACGTGCTGGAAAAGGATGCCCGGTTCAAAGGCCTGATGGCCGGCTGGGTTCAAAATGAAAAGAACCTGTCCACGGAGAAAGCGCTGGCAGATCATGAGAAAGCCATGGCTGCCTGGACAAAAAAGAAGAACGAAGCCGCCAAAGCCAAACAGCCCTTTGCAACCCGCGCTCCGCAAGGCCCTAAAGAGATCCTCGGCGGCAAATCCCGGCCCGGTAACATCTACAACGGCGTGCTGCTGCCCACCATCGGTTATGGCATCAAAGGCGCCATCTGGTACCAGGGCGAATCCAATGCCGGCCGCGCCTATGAATACGGCTATCTTTTCCCGCTCATGATCCAGCACTGGCGCCAGGAGTGGAAGCAGGGGGATTTCCCCTTCTACTGGGTGCAACTGGCTGACTTCATGCCGGAAGTCCCCACCCCCGGTGACAGCGCCTGGGCAGAGCTCCGCGAAAGCCAGACCAAGACCCAGTCCGTCATCAAAAACGGCGGCCAGGCCGTCATCATTGACCTGGGGGATGCCAATGATATCCACCCCAAAAACAAACGCGATGTGGCCGAGCGCCTGGCCCGTCTTGCCCTGGTGAATGATTATGGTCTCAAGCTGCGCCATCGCAGCCCGGAATATAAATCGGTGGCCTTCGATGGTGGCAAAGCGATCGTTACTATGGACAACTTCGGCTCCAGCCTGCGCACCGTGGATGTGAGCGAGGTGAAGGGCTTTGCCATCTGCGGAGAGGACCGCAAATGGGTGTGGGCCAATGCCAAGATCATGAGCCGTGACAAAGTGGAAGTCAGCTCCCCGGAGGTGGCCAAGCCTGTGGCCGTCCGTTATGCCTGGGCCAACAACCCGGTGTGCAATCTCTACAGCATTGACGGTCTGCCGGTGACGCCCTTCCGCACCGATGACTTCCCAATGACCACAAAGCCGAAGGAGTAA
- the katG gene encoding catalase/peroxidase HPI: MASAQDTAAPAAPDKPAEDASKCPVMGTPAGPMRHTAAGGMSNSDWWPEQLNLKILHQNSPKGNPMGGEFDYAKEFQKLDLEALRKDLRELMTTSQKWWPADYGNYGPFFIRMAWHSAGTYRLSDGRGGAGYGTQRFAPLNSWPDNANLDKARRLLWPIKQKYGNKISWADLMVLTGNVALETMGFKTFGFGGGREDVWEPQEDIYWGPETEWLGDKRYSGDRELEKPLAAVQMGLIYVNPEGPNGNPDPLAAAKDIRATFGNMAMNDEETVALIAGGHTFGKAHGAAKPDGNVGPEPEGAPLEEQGLGWKNKHGKGNAEDTITSGLEGAWTSTPAAWSHGYFTNLFAFEWEKTKSPAGATQWIPKGGAGKDMVPDAHDPAKRHVPIMFTTDIALREDPAYAKISKRFLENPDQFAEAFAKAWYKLTHRDMGPAERYLGPLVPKEKLLWQDPVPSVDHELVGEQDIAALKSKIRESGLTIPQLVSTAWASASTFRGSDKRGGANGARIRLAPQKDWEVNQPKQLAKVLETLEKIQKEFNEAQSGNKKVSLADLIVLGGSVGVEEAAKKAGHTLEVPFHPGRTDATQEMTDVEAFAVLEPKSDGFRNFLGHELDRPAPENLVDRAQLLKLSAPEMAVLVGGMRVLGTNVGDPNLGVLTKRREALTNDFFVNLLAMGTDWKKSDVCEHFYEGRDAETGDTKWTATAVDLVFGSNSQLRAISEVYASADAEVKFVTDFVAAWTKVMDADRFDLKK; the protein is encoded by the coding sequence ATGGCATCAGCTCAGGACACTGCGGCCCCCGCCGCACCGGATAAACCAGCCGAAGACGCCAGCAAATGCCCCGTCATGGGCACACCCGCCGGTCCCATGCGCCACACCGCCGCCGGAGGAATGTCCAACAGCGACTGGTGGCCTGAGCAGCTCAATCTCAAAATTCTGCATCAAAACTCCCCCAAGGGTAACCCCATGGGAGGCGAGTTCGATTATGCCAAGGAGTTTCAAAAACTGGACCTGGAAGCCCTGCGGAAGGACCTGCGCGAGCTGATGACCACCTCGCAGAAATGGTGGCCTGCCGACTATGGCAACTACGGCCCGTTTTTCATCCGCATGGCCTGGCACAGTGCCGGAACCTATCGTCTGAGTGATGGCCGTGGCGGTGCCGGATACGGCACGCAGCGCTTTGCCCCGCTGAACAGCTGGCCGGACAATGCCAACCTGGACAAGGCGCGCCGCCTCCTTTGGCCCATCAAGCAAAAGTACGGTAACAAGATTTCCTGGGCAGACCTGATGGTGCTCACAGGTAATGTCGCCCTGGAGACGATGGGCTTTAAGACCTTTGGTTTCGGTGGCGGGCGTGAAGACGTCTGGGAACCGCAGGAAGACATCTACTGGGGTCCTGAAACTGAATGGCTGGGAGACAAACGCTACAGCGGCGACCGGGAGCTGGAAAAGCCTCTCGCTGCCGTCCAGATGGGCCTGATTTACGTCAATCCGGAAGGCCCCAATGGCAACCCTGATCCTCTGGCCGCCGCCAAGGATATCCGTGCCACCTTCGGCAACATGGCCATGAATGACGAAGAAACCGTCGCGCTCATCGCCGGTGGCCACACCTTCGGCAAGGCACACGGTGCAGCCAAGCCCGATGGAAACGTCGGACCTGAGCCAGAAGGTGCTCCTTTGGAAGAGCAGGGCCTCGGCTGGAAGAACAAGCATGGCAAAGGCAATGCCGAAGACACCATCACCAGCGGCCTGGAAGGTGCCTGGACCTCCACCCCTGCCGCCTGGTCCCACGGCTACTTCACCAACCTTTTTGCCTTTGAGTGGGAGAAAACCAAAAGCCCGGCCGGAGCCACCCAGTGGATCCCCAAAGGCGGCGCTGGCAAGGACATGGTACCTGATGCGCACGACCCGGCCAAGCGCCACGTGCCCATCATGTTCACCACGGACATTGCCCTCCGGGAAGACCCGGCCTATGCCAAAATCTCCAAGCGTTTCCTGGAAAACCCCGACCAGTTCGCCGAAGCCTTTGCCAAAGCCTGGTATAAGCTGACCCACCGCGACATGGGCCCGGCTGAGCGTTACCTTGGCCCCCTCGTTCCCAAAGAAAAACTCCTCTGGCAGGATCCCGTTCCTTCCGTGGACCATGAGCTTGTTGGCGAGCAGGACATCGCCGCACTGAAAAGCAAGATCCGCGAATCCGGCCTCACCATCCCACAGCTTGTCTCCACCGCCTGGGCCTCCGCCTCCACCTTCCGTGGCAGCGACAAGCGCGGCGGCGCCAATGGTGCCCGCATCCGCCTGGCTCCGCAGAAGGACTGGGAAGTCAACCAGCCAAAGCAGCTCGCCAAAGTCCTGGAGACGCTTGAGAAGATCCAAAAGGAATTCAACGAAGCCCAGTCGGGTAACAAGAAGGTCTCCCTCGCCGATCTCATCGTGCTCGGCGGCAGCGTCGGTGTGGAAGAGGCTGCCAAAAAGGCGGGCCACACCCTTGAGGTTCCTTTCCATCCGGGCCGCACAGACGCCACCCAGGAGATGACCGACGTCGAAGCCTTCGCCGTGCTGGAACCAAAGTCCGACGGTTTCCGCAACTTCCTCGGCCATGAGCTTGACCGCCCCGCGCCTGAGAACCTTGTTGACCGCGCCCAATTGCTGAAGCTCTCCGCTCCGGAAATGGCCGTCCTCGTCGGGGGTATGCGCGTGCTCGGCACCAACGTTGGCGACCCCAATCTGGGCGTCCTGACCAAGCGCCGCGAAGCCCTGACCAATGACTTCTTTGTGAACCTGCTGGCCATGGGGACGGACTGGAAAAAGTCCGATGTGTGCGAGCACTTCTATGAAGGCCGCGACGCGGAAACCGGCGATACCAAATGGACTGCCACCGCCGTTGATCTCGTCTTCGGTTCCAACTCCCAGCTCCGTGCCATTTCTGAAGTCTATGCCAGCGCAGACGCCGAGGTGAAGTTCGTCACCGACTTCGTCGCCGCCTGGACCAAGGTCATGGACGCCGACCGCTTTGATTTGAAGAAGTAA
- a CDS encoding sialidase family protein produces MISFPPRLLWLLTLALLVPPNAPGDEKKEAPAIRHQVVYHKKGRFGGWPANHGIWSWGDEILFGFSAAHFKDYEGSTHAVDRKKPEHHLLARSLDGGETWTVTDPSEKGVMVPRGAMLMGKPLPGVDIPPLRQLNEAIDFTHPGLALTFRMEDYRGGGQSRFYFSYDRGKNWNGPFALPLFGTPGIGARTDYIVNGPHDLMAFLSAGKTDGKTGRTLCVQTKNGGVSWEFVSWIGPEPEGYHVMPSSVRLNEKELLTVIRVSSKPLAAYHSPDNGKTWDLRCDAVAMTGLRSRTNPPSLLKLQDGRLAVVYGYRAKPYGLRASFSSDDGRTWGGEVILRDDGASWDIGYPRSVQRPDGKVVSVYYYHDKAQGPEPYIAGTIWDPARVTAEKTAPQQ; encoded by the coding sequence ATGATCTCCTTTCCTCCCCGCCTGCTTTGGCTTCTTACACTGGCTCTCCTTGTACCACCCAATGCACCAGGAGATGAGAAAAAGGAGGCCCCCGCCATCCGGCACCAGGTGGTCTATCACAAAAAGGGCCGCTTCGGCGGCTGGCCTGCCAACCACGGCATCTGGAGCTGGGGAGATGAGATTCTCTTTGGCTTCAGTGCCGCCCATTTTAAAGACTACGAAGGCAGCACCCACGCAGTGGACCGCAAAAAACCGGAGCATCATCTCCTGGCGCGCAGCCTGGATGGCGGGGAGACCTGGACCGTCACCGACCCCTCTGAAAAAGGCGTCATGGTTCCGCGTGGTGCCATGCTCATGGGCAAGCCACTGCCCGGCGTGGATATTCCACCGCTGCGGCAGCTAAATGAAGCCATTGATTTCACGCACCCCGGCCTAGCCCTCACCTTCCGCATGGAAGACTATCGCGGCGGCGGCCAGTCCCGCTTTTACTTCTCCTATGACCGGGGGAAAAACTGGAACGGCCCCTTTGCTTTGCCGCTGTTTGGTACGCCGGGCATCGGTGCACGCACGGATTACATCGTCAATGGTCCGCACGATCTGATGGCCTTTTTATCCGCCGGGAAAACCGATGGCAAGACGGGCCGGACGTTGTGCGTGCAGACCAAGAATGGCGGTGTGAGCTGGGAGTTTGTCTCATGGATCGGCCCGGAGCCGGAGGGCTATCACGTGATGCCCTCCAGCGTTCGGCTCAATGAAAAGGAACTGCTCACCGTCATCCGCGTGAGCAGCAAGCCGCTGGCCGCCTATCACTCCCCCGACAATGGAAAAACCTGGGACCTCCGTTGCGATGCCGTCGCCATGACCGGCCTCCGCAGCCGCACCAATCCCCCCAGCCTGCTCAAGCTGCAAGACGGCCGCCTTGCCGTCGTCTATGGCTACCGCGCAAAACCCTACGGCCTCCGCGCCAGCTTCAGCAGCGATGACGGACGCACCTGGGGCGGCGAAGTCATCCTGCGCGATGACGGTGCAAGCTGGGACATCGGTTACCCGCGCTCTGTCCAGCGGCCGGATGGAAAAGTCGTCAGCGTCTATTATTATCACGACAAAGCACAAGGCCCGGAGCCCTACATTGCCGGGACCATCTGGGATCCCGCCCGCGTCACTGCGGAGAAAACGGCTCCGCAGCAATGA